The Platichthys flesus chromosome 23, fPlaFle2.1, whole genome shotgun sequence DNA segment gtccacATAAACGTTATTTTTCAtgacaggaaaaaagaaaagtaaatccCCACAAGTTGATGTCGTCATCGCTACATTCAGACAATCCACTGCTGAtcggaaaatataaaaataatgtttctgtacaagcgaggaagaggaggcgtgTTCCTAGAGtctattggtgtgtgtgtagcctcACATGGAGACTtcacatctgctccccgagatCCAAAACCCGAAACTTGTCTAGATTGTAGAAGCAGGCCTTGACGATTCGCCCGCCGAAGTAACGTCCATTAAGATCAACCACAGCTGctcaggggagagggagggagagagagagagagacatgtgggTCAGTTTGTACCAAAATACATGGACATAGACGAACAGGATTAGTGCTGTCATGTTACAGAAACCGAATACTATGTAGATACTCTGCAGTGTCCCAGGATGACACGATTCTAACAAGGGGCTTTGATATGCATGTGTTCAAATGAGAGTGAAGGCAAACCAAGAAgagtgtctgcgtgtgtttatCGCTAACACACAATTCTCTGAATTCATATGTATCCGTATGAACTATCGTAAAAAATGCCCCCTTTAGCCTCAAAGAACAGGCTCATATCTGTTCTCATGAGAAGAAATGTTTTGACATGTGTGTGGAATAATCTCTTGTGAAAAGCTCCgggttgatgcagctacagctCCTCCATGTGAGTGATGATGGGCCAAGACGGAGCTATTCTGATAAAATAAGTTGGAATATAACATCAACGTggtttctctgaagtgtttatggCTAAATAGGCCACGTACAGTGAACACTGTTCCATAGAACTAgttttcttacacacacacacacacacacacatactaaagcctgaaacatgcttctgcgttttcacgggcccgtaagcgcaagagcccttccgggtcccttacgtccttatgtatccctccttacgtgctgacgggtgtcgacccccttttctaaaatttacggcaaagctccgcaagctcactcagtccgcaaggctgtgattggtctgctctacatcccttctggagctgcatttccggtttcatgtcccataataccggcagaaatcacggaagatttagaagaacgaatatggaccaaatagaagagcacttggcagaagatatccgataatatgatcacttgtataacctgtcactgactggcggatttgtccgccagaaaaaggctacgaggagccgcagtggctatgtaaataaacaatcgacgaagaagaaagaaggcgtctctaaggtcgtcttcgacaaaaagcattactccgcctagtgttctggcgcggaattgctttgttagacgcgcaacggttggggaagcatgaatgaaaacgagtcctgcgccacagcggcgtgaaaagacgcagacgcagtagcatgtttcaggcttaaggtaACCTTCCAATAAaggacactgagacacacagcgTTCATCCTGTCCCGTGTGACAGTGTTCACCTTATAAATGAAATGGACAATCTCATATTGTTTCTGTGCCTCAATCCAGTAATGGGTCCGCTCCACTGTCCTTGAAGGACAGGACAGGTTTCCAACAGTCAGCACATTGTCCCGCAGCACCTTCATTTCATGTGTGCCAACACTGGATGTACCAAACAACGTGTGGGATGCAGAGATTAAACCGAGCGAGGCTCTGACTacacttcttttatttttagaatgtTAATGCCggagcagaaaataaaataattaatttgggTGGGTAATGGGTTGATGAGTCAAGCAAACGTGCGGTTGAGGATGATCTGTGCATCTCCAATACTCCcactgtgcatgtctgaaagtggCTTCAGTCACAGAAAGAAACCAGGATCAATTGGACTTGTATTGTCAGGATGTCTTGCTGATCTTTGAGCAACAACATCACCTTTGACCTCTATATGTTATAATGGGAAGCAATGGCAATAGTCCAAGGTGAAAGCTTGTTCGTGGCGatcaaatcatcatcatcaatagAAACCGACCGTGCAGTGTGACACCTCCGCATATTTCATTATGGCCCTAGCCCACGTAATCGTTCTTTGAGTGCGTGTCCCGCTTTCTCGGGGCTGTGATGTAAGCGCGGTTCTGCTGGTGCCGCGGGGAGACGGATGGGTTGCTGGGCCACATGTGTTATAACACCACAGGGACCAGAGTCTCACCTTGTTCCTGATCTGGGACAACTCATTTAGAATGGGACACACTTCCACCCACATTAGTGGAGCAGTTATACCATGATAGGACCAAAAAATGATGCAATTACATAAAGTTGATCTCCAAAACTAGAtgtttgcaagatgactctccCCAGTGTCATCTTGCAAACATGGACAATCATGGACATGGGGACTATGTGTAACAAATTCCCATGTCCattatttcttcttctgatgTCTTCAAGCTTTACAAAAGGTAAAATGAGCAGGAAAAGTCCCGTTCGAAGTTGTGCACGTAAACCACGAAAAAGCACTTACCTTTGATGGCAGACTCCACCCTCTCAAACTCCAGAAATATCCGGACAGCCGCATCATCATGAACCTCCGCAATCTGAGaaggaaattgtgttttttataatttctatGTCTGATCACTAAATGTCAAATCAAGCCCTGTGATTCCCTGCCCTCACCTCGAATATGACACATTTGACCACTTTGCCGTATTTCTCGCACTCTTCTTTCGTCTCTCCCTCCAGGTCTTCATCCACTTCTCCTCTGCCCACCATGTTCTGTGAGACGAACAACAAGGCTTATTGATATGGGACAACGGTAGATGATGAAATGGGATTTTTGAAATCTGAAAAACCGAACTAGGGGCGCTTTCTTCCACAAGGTTTTCTACTGTCTCCTTTTGACGGTCCTCTGCTTGGTTCACTTGTAAATTTTCACCGTTATTTCATGATTTTgtaatacacacagagacacacgtaCCCTCAGCAGAACCACTTTGGTTGGGTTTTTGAGGATCTCTGTGAGCGGGTTTGCATCGGACTTCTTGGAAGGATCGGCTAGTTGGAtggaaacagacacaaagtTAACGATTCTTGTTTGTATCATGTTGTATCGTTTAAGACAAGGAGCTTGATTGAATACGTGTGATAAATTAAACAATCATCcgtttttgtcatattttaaagAGCAATTTTTCATTGTGTTATACATGCTGCTGAGAAACTGGTCTAAGTGGGTCAACTGGGCAATCGTTCAATTCAATTGTTAATATTGCTGGATAAGCGACCATGTAGCAGGATGGAATACTGCCATGCTCAACGGAACACTGGCATATACAGATAAACAGAATTGATACTGTATATGCAGCAGCTTACTTAACATTTTCTGCAAGTTGCCAATACCGATAAAAGCTGGTGGAACAGTTTAGCTGAACTAAAGCAACAGTACGTCTGACATCTAGTGGACAAAAGCAGTCACTGTTTTCAGAGAGAAGCAATAGGAAACATTTACTCAGATGGAGCGTTAAGAATGATATTTATCCCTTTTTCAAGTATTTACACATCATGTTAACCCACTCTCTCTCCAGGTTGTTAGTTCCAGGTATCAAAATCTCTAAAAACTCACTAATGTTATTGCATCCTTTTTCTTAATGCCATGGTGACATAAGACTTTAATTCAAGAGTCAGatataaaggggggggggtcaatttTCTCTTCCAACACTAGGTCAGAAAGTGAATTTCCCAAAATGTATTATAAGTTTCCCAAAGCTATAACTTTAACCAAATTAAGCCCAATTTCATCATGTTGGGAGAAGTTGGGAGAAtgggttaaaaaaaactacagataCAGGCAGGTCTGAATCAGAAGCGGAGGTGTTCgagaggaaaggagaaggaCTTGCAGTTTGCAACTTTTGTAATAAATAAAGGTCACATTCAAAGTAGATAATAAAGAAGCCAAAGCTACAACATGAGCGCAGACAACGgcattaaaaaagaagaagagaggataTCACTAACACCCACATCCAACAAAAAAACCCATGCAAAACTCTTAATACACCATGCCTGTTGGAATGCAATGTTTGCGAACACTTCTGCTTTATGTTTGGTGACAGGGAGTCTTAATAgataaacacatgcaaacacaaacacttctaGAATACAGTATGGGGGACATAGAAAAATGTAGAGGAGGCCCACCTGAAAAGAAGGTAGAAGTCTCAGCAACACCTAACAGACTGGACCCTGCtgctcagtcacacacacacacacacacaaaaacaaacaaaggcaaCATAAACAATCGCACACACATGATACACAGAATGATGCCAATCTGACTTTACGATGTTCCATTGATGAGTGTAgcaaaaatacacataaaaagaTCACTAGTGAAATAGAATGCATATGTTGTAACTTAAAGTCAGTACAGATTAAACAGAATGAGACACAGGAGTCACAAGCCTAGGTCAGCTTTCATGATGTTGGCACAGAAACAAGACTTGAAAGCAAGCAAATTGAAGTGGACCTAGAAAAATGAGTGTGGAATATAAAGCATTTATCATGTGGATGCTATTaacataaaatagaaaaatagagtGGCTTTACGTTTTTCTGCAGCGTCGCCTATGATGATCTTTCCACCTCTCTTGCTGGTCTTCTCCACAGACAGCGCCGTGCTGAGGCCCTGCTCATGCTTCCCCAGGCCCTGGCCTTCTTTGAAGCCGTACTTCTGCATGATCTTATGGGCCACCGTACCTCTGTGGGAACAAGCACGTGGAAAAACTTCCATCAACATAAAAAGGTGACTGTCCatgctttgtaattttttgttaCAATACAAAGttctggtctgtgtgtgtgtgtgtcccacccACCCCATGTTGGCCAAGAAGGAGCTTGTTGGTCCGGGCGGTGAACGTGGTCGATCTGATTCCTCATACATAGGTGGAGGAATTGCGGCCTTCGACCCTCTGGCAGGACGAACTTCATCCTCGTAGGAGTATGAAGAGGAGCCTGAACacataaaagaaacacaatcacctGTAGTGCTGCACTAAGATGTGGGTCTAGTTCGTCATACATTTTTGTTGCCAGCTTGCCTAAAATACTTTAGGTGGATAAATATGAATAGACATAGGAAAAAAGTAACCCAAACCCTTATGCTAATACAGGGCTTCATTGAGCATCTGTCACTTGTGCATTAATCATGTTCCAGTTCATGTCCTTGTTGATtcctgatgtttgtttatttttctttaaatgagtCTGGGTTTTCGATTACTTAGCCGTTCTTTTACTGTGTATTCATTCAGCTACAGTTTCATCTGATGGATAATCAGACCTACCGTCTCTGTCCATAAGTGATGAAGGAGGAGCGATGGCTGCTCCACCCAAAGCTGAGAGAAACAagtagacagagagagaaagaggagacacGATAAGTTTAGTTTTCGTTTTGGCTGAAACACAATGACTGTGATAAAGACCTAAAAACGAAACTGTATTGTCAGTGATGGCCCAGTTTCAACATAGTTTCATTTCCCCCTTTTAATCCCATATAACACTCATGTGGTGCACTCTGTGACGCAACATAAGCAGTAATTCCTCCCATATAACAATGAACAAACAGTCTGCGAttgagaggaaaacacagaaaaagttATTCTGTTCCTAAAAGTAACTCTTTGGTTTCAAGTCAGAAGATGAACAATTTTCAAGGTCGACATTCAGACCATGGCTTGACTTCTAATATTGATTGATTACAGATCATTTTGCAAAGATCTGTTTTGACTTTAAGCTTACAAACTTAAAGACAGCTCAATAACATCCACTCAATCACTCTGTAACATTAAGGATAATGACCTTCCGCCAAGCAGTGGGAACTACTCACTTCGTTTTTGCCGCTCTTTCTCGTACTCGTCATCCTCGTCTGAGTCTTCCTCTGTTGCCGGGAAACGAGAGAAACCGGTTGGAGCTACTCCATCGTGCCtgtctttccttttcctgtCAAACAGCAGGTATCAGATTTCAAAACAGGAGTCATGGGATCCTTTATTTTCTTAGTAAATGAGAAACAACCTTACTGAGTTACAGATGCATCAAGAGTACCCAAAAGATCCCAAATAGCAATAAATGTGAAACGTAGAAGAATCCACAGATTGCCAATTAATCTTTAAGTGGAACGGTAGATTAATTGCAGTatattttgtgcttctttctttcttttgcctTCAACATTATTACTCTCCTATTTAATCCCATCTCTTGGTTTCAATCACTGTTTTGTCAAGTTAATCAAGCATAGCAgtacttttctctctcctcgaTTTCCTTCTGCCGCTCCTGCTCCCTCTGCCGCTGTCGCTCTTCTCTGTGTCGCTTCATCACCTTCTCATAGTCGTTGGGGAATATCGGGTCATACTCGTCCGCCAACGGGATCAGCACGTCGCCCGAGGAGAAAGCACTGGGCACAGTGTCCTGAAgcaagcacaaacacattctgGACACTCCAATATGGTGATGTGGATTTTTAAACTCTTATTTTAGCAGACAGACTTAGAGATGAGCACTTGTGATCGTCTCTCTCAGTATGTTAATACCAGTTCTGAAAAGGGTCCAACATTGCACATGTGACACAGCTGCATCTTGTGCTAAGGTTGAGTGGAAACACACGACAAGAACATCAAGCcagagcagcatcaggagcGCTGACACTCTGGTTTGAAGGCTCACTGGTAGAGACTGACCTTGAGTCCAGCGACAGCGTGTGGAGGGGTATCTAGGATCTGTCGCTCATCACTGGAGCCTCCTCTCTTTAGGTCAATGACAGGAGCCAAGACAACGGTCTGCTTCATTCGCTGCGTCTACGTACAAAGcccaacacaacaacaacagggaaaacATAGACATTAGGGttgtttgttcttgttgttgtgtgcaTAACGCCCACTATCTTCACCAGGGCCAGTGCTGTAATACCTGTGTATTGTGTGCCTACCTTAGCCTGGGTCAGAGCCGCCTTCTTCACCTTCAGCTGGGACTGAAGCAGCTTGAAGTTCTTGGACCACCCTTCGGTCTTGGTGTCACTGGCCCCCACGCCGAGATCATCATACAGCGACATAGCTGCCGGTCAGTGCTCTTGTTCACCACACAGTTTTTTGAATAACTAGCTAACCCTCAGCTAACGCCAGCTAATGCTAACACAGCTACTTAGCATTAACTAAACGCGTTAGAACGAATTattaaaccaaaaaaacaaaccacaggtCACGTTTGATCCCGCCGGTGTTGTAAATATCAGGACATTGAGTAAAAGATGAGTGAATATGACTAAATAAAGGTAGAGGTGCACTTTAGATGTAGCTCCTCGCCAAACGTGACAAGAGGATGCTGCATAACAACAAGAAGTGAAGCGCGACAGTCAACGACAACTGCGAACACGTCCTGCTCCTGCGCCACCTGGCGGCCTGGGGGACTTCACCCGTTTCCACTGTCGCGTAACCTTCAATTGTGAACTTAATCAATCCAAGTCCGGAAATTTTGAGCTGCCAAATAACGTGTCACGTGTAGAGATTAACGTGTTTAATAGACTTATATCGACAATAAATGAGGGTGTTGTTGAAAAACTATAAACGTGTCCTCCGGCAGACGTCACGTGACCGCCGCGGAGGAGGGTCGTGTCGAAAGTGAAAGTGACGGCGCAGTGTAAAGTGTCAGCGTCAGTGAGGATGGTCTTTACCGGTGTCAGTTTACCTGCTGGACACGATGCAGTGAGAGGCCAGTTGTTCTCCAGATGGATCCGGGTTCACTGCCTCTCTCGGTGCGCGCTGTGATCGTGTGTCTGCTCGGGGCCGCGCGCTGCTCCTCCGCCGGTAAGCACCGTTCAGAACTCCCTGTGGCAAACCGGCGATTTGACTGCGAGTGTTCACGGCGGTGATCAGCTCAAACTCTGCGTATTCAAACATAGCAGCAAGGATGACATGCTGTCTGACATGTGTTCCGCGCACATTATTTTCCTTTACTattggttgttttttatttgtctatCTTTcaagcttttctttctttctttgtattATAGTTTTCCAACACACATCTACTAcataacacaataataaaaacacgaCAATCAATGTATGACCGTGTTGTATGTATTAAGTGATATCCAGAAGGCAGTCAGGTCCATTTAATCTATGGTagattttatgttttaataggAAATAACTCAAGCCTTACACAGATAGTTTCAGATTCACTATTGCGCCATGGATTTTTGGACCATTAGTgctgtttgaatgttttctgtaagtttatgtattttcttcatgattttcttttaactttttaaagttATCTAATACACAGaccaaaaatacaaacataaccAAATCAAAGTATACATTTGTattgtatacatacacacatatataacacttaaaaaaagcgtttattatttttattttattttcatgaatttttcatttattcttaCCTTTAGAGTTAAATAGAGAAATGTGTAATTTGACAAGGCTCAACATTTAGATTGACACGCAGTCAAGTCTCTAAAGAGACACagaacaaaactaaaaataaaataaccaaatttatgtgtgcatgtgtattctACTGTATTTATGTCGTACATTTTAATGTATAAAGACAACTTACCTGGGAAGAGGGTCAAGGGaagatcttttattttgaaaggaaatCACTCAAACTGTATAAAGAGACACTGAATTGTTAGgagttatattttcatttatttttatatgtttaagTTTAGAGCAATAGTCATTTTTTTACACCACAGCATTAAAAGTGACACCCAGTCAAGACTAACTCAATACAACACATGGCACACAATGATCAAAATATCACAACTGAgcaaatgtattcaaatgtaaTATACTGAAtatgatattgttttatatctttatatctgTTTCATTTCCATCTATCTTGGCTGTGACTTGTGCTTCTTATACAATTGAAGTTATTAAGACTAGGTACCAGAGGCCCAAGAAATTGCAGAGTCAGGGCCATTTAATCTATGATGGATCTTTTACTTAACTGCAAACtgtataaacaaatatttaacttttagtTTCACTTTCACCCCATGGATTTACAGAAAAAACTCTGGCCTGTAAACTTTTTGAACAAACACCTTGTAGCACTTACAAACTTCACAATGCATTGTTTGCAGGTGGGAGGTGAGATCTACTCCATCCACCAGAGTTAATGTGTAACTGATTAATTCATACATGAGATCTAAAACGGATTCTGGATTCTGGATTACTGTTAAACTTTAAGTTGCATTGTGTTTGAACATCCATGTAAATGGCAACCATATAAATCTTCTAGTTTTTCCCCTTTGCTATCTAAAATTAACtcacaagaaaaaaacactgtaatAGATTGCCGTCTCTGCATTGACCTGTGTGACCTTGTTGTCCTTTTTCCCCCCTTCCAGACAACAGCAATTGTAAGTGTTCAGAAATCCCTGAACTGCCTCTGACGAAACCTCCACCCGAGACTTGTAATCAAACATTTCGCCACACGTGTAAAGACGGATACACGAGGAAAGTCGGAACATCGAACCTCATCAAATGCAATAGGAATAACAACAGTGCTCCGAAGTGGACTACGGCCTCGCTCATCTGCATACGTAAGATTTATAAtagtttgtggttttgtttgaaAAGCCCAGTCTTAGAATTCAACCGGATTTTACAGAAATGGTTGCTCCTTGAGTGAAGTACTGCTGTGTATCTCCCCAAACTGTTACTGGAGCTTGACCCACAGGTCTCAGATTACAGGACAGAACTTAAGACACAACTTTAGCCCAGCGTGTACAGTCAAATAGACACACCCGCGTTTTAGGGGGGGCCCTGTTGAGCCATTTAGCCACACCCATTCCGGATTACTCTAGAATACTAACATTTGCATCAGGCCCGACGCGCCCATAAAGTTTGGTGAGTTTTCGAGTATGTTCGGGCCGTCAAACATGCGATTCATTCTCCTGAATAATCAAACGACAAGCAATACAAATACCCCTGTCAGTAGCAGTGGGAAGGAAGTCAACAGGTGCCTATGGTTGAGTAGGGACAGCTAGTGCAACTCAAGGCCTGTCTCCCTTAGAAACACAGCTGCTACAAAAGCTGTCATTCCACACAAACTTCTTTCATGCACTTGACAAATAGATGGGCATTCTGGACAAAGACCGACATATCATCAGCGTAGAGTTATATCTAGTGCCTGGTTATGTATAGTGATGGTTGACTATTGCCAAGTGTGAGGTAATCAGGCGAAGTCCACTATAGTATCATGGCAAGTATTAGATCCATCGTTTTTTACAGCTTGCCTGATACCCTCTCTTGCACATAGCTccagttttatatatttattttctaacttAGTCACAGCTTCTTGTTGCAGTAGGACGATAACAAATGCCCAACTTCTCATTTCTATTTTTTAGCCGACCCCCGGAGAACCATAACACTTCCACCAAAGATCCCAGTAACAAGTAAGTCCTCCCTGTCTGCATGAATCAATTGGAAAAGAGTGGAAAGTCTTAACTTTTTTACAACATGACCTCCTGGCTTTAATCAATAAAGCGCAAAAGCACTGCTTATCAAAGAAGCTTCATCGGGTGTATTCAACCATgcagtgtttatctgtgtgtgaagagcgtgcatgtaaacaaaaaaaaagggttagggttacattTAGTATGTGCCACGTGAGGCAATTTATCATGGTGTGAGTTTGCAGATGGTTCTCTTAACCACAACATCAGTGAGTTCTGCATTTGCTTGAACTGTTGGAGGTGAAGAGCAGAGATAACTTCTGTTGGCCTCGGCAGCACGATGGAACGATACTTCACAGAATAAAGGTCTCCGGTTGGGCCAGGgtttttctgtgttgtgttctctgTTCCGTGTTTGCGTGGGTTTTCTCCGGGTACTCAGGCTTTCTCCCAAAATCCAAAGACAGTAAAAGGTTGATTTGAGCCTGTAAATTGACTCGATGACTCTGTGTGTTGGGCCTGTGATGCACTGGGGactaatgtcagctgggattggctccagctccccctgcatCCCTGAAAGTGGTACATGAGTAAAATTACCATAATGTGAACGGTTGCTTTTAATGACACACTTTAGAGCATTTTAGGCCATTTTAGTGGTTTTACTTCCCACATTCTTCTCTCTGGGCTCATTTTCACTGCTGTCTCTGAAAAGCCACCTGGCaaacaccacaccacacacacacaaagttaggCTCGTAGTTAGGTGGCAAACATAATGGAGCAATCAGAAGCTACAGAGCTAGGTATTTTTGGCTCAGTGGTTGGTGAAGACCAGAACAGAGCTACAAAATGACAGTGGAACAtggaaaaataagtttt contains these protein-coding regions:
- the rbm17 gene encoding splicing factor 45 isoform X1, which codes for MSLYDDLGVGASDTKTEGWSKNFKLLQSQLKVKKAALTQAKTQRMKQTVVLAPVIDLKRGGSSDERQILDTPPHAVAGLKDTVPSAFSSGDVLIPLADEYDPIFPNDYEKVMKRHREERQRQREQERQKEIEEREKKRKDRHDGVAPTGFSRFPATEEDSDEDDEYEKERQKRTLGGAAIAPPSSLMDRDGSSSYSYEDEVRPARGSKAAIPPPMYEESDRPRSPPGPTSSFLANMGGTVAHKIMQKYGFKEGQGLGKHEQGLSTALSVEKTSKRGGKIIIGDAAEKPGSSLLGVAETSTFFSADPSKKSDANPLTEILKNPTKVVLLRNMVGRGEVDEDLEGETKEECEKYGKVVKCVIFEIAEVHDDAAVRIFLEFERVESAIKAVVDLNGRYFGGRIVKACFYNLDKFRVLDLGEQM
- the rbm17 gene encoding splicing factor 45 isoform X2, coding for MSLYDDLGVGASDTKTEGWSKNFKLLQSQLKVKKAALTQAKRMKQTVVLAPVIDLKRGGSSDERQILDTPPHAVAGLKDTVPSAFSSGDVLIPLADEYDPIFPNDYEKVMKRHREERQRQREQERQKEIEEREKKRKDRHDGVAPTGFSRFPATEEDSDEDDEYEKERQKRTLGGAAIAPPSSLMDRDGSSSYSYEDEVRPARGSKAAIPPPMYEESDRPRSPPGPTSSFLANMGGTVAHKIMQKYGFKEGQGLGKHEQGLSTALSVEKTSKRGGKIIIGDAAEKPGSSLLGVAETSTFFSADPSKKSDANPLTEILKNPTKVVLLRNMVGRGEVDEDLEGETKEECEKYGKVVKCVIFEIAEVHDDAAVRIFLEFERVESAIKAVVDLNGRYFGGRIVKACFYNLDKFRVLDLGEQM